Genomic segment of Streptomyces sp. NBC_01210:
ATCTGCCACTCCGCGTCGGTCAGTTCCTGGGCCTCGTCCACGACGATGTGCGCGAACGGGCCGGCGAGCAGGTCGGGTTCGGCGCCGGGCTGTGCGGTCTCGTCGACCAGGGTGTCCTGCAGGTCCCGTCCGTGCAGCATCCCCACCGCGCCTTCGCTCTCGTCGATCAGGATGTTCTGCAGGAGGCTGTCGATGACGTCGGCCCGGCGCGCGCGTTCGGCGGTGACGGAGGCCTCGTGCCGACGCTTGCGTACCGACGCCTCCGGGTCGCCGAGCCGCTGCCGAGCCGCGTCCAGGAGCGGCAGGTCGGACACCGTCCAGGCCTGGGCGTCCTCGCGCTGCAGCTGCCGTACGTCATCGAGGCTGAGCGAGGGAGCACACTTTCGCAGGTAGGCGGGTACCGACCACAGGTCGCCTACGAGGTCAGCCGCTTCGATCAGCGGCCACGCGCGGTCGAAGGCGGTGCGCAGCTCCCTGTTCTGCCCCAGGGACTTGCGGAGCAGGTCGGCCGAGACATCGCCGTCGTGCTTGTCCACCAGGATCGTGAGCAGCTCCTCCCAGATCTGGTCGCGCGCCTCGTTGTGCGGAGTACCGGGTGCTGCTTCGAACGCCACGGCCCAATCGCCGGCGCTCAACCAGATGTCGGACCAGTGGGTCGTGACCGTCATTCCCTTGGTGGGCGGTTCCTCGTAGAACCTGACGGCCGGCTCGATCGCCTTCACCAGGTCCGCGGAGGACTTCAGGAGCGCCACGTTCGGGTCGGCCTCGATCGCTGCTCCGGCACCCTCGGTGACGAGGTCCCGCAGGGTGCAGGTCTGCACGCCCTCCTCTCCGAGGCTGGGGAGGACGTCGGCGACGTAGGCCAGGTAGGGCCGGTGCGGGCCGACGAACAGCACGCCGCCCCGGCGGTGACCGAGGCGAGGGTCGGAGTGGAGGAGGTAGGCGGAGCGGTGCAGAGCGACGACGGTCTTCCCCGTACCCGGACCGCCGTCGACGACGAGAGCGCCGCGGGACCCCGCCCGGATGATGGCGTCCTGGTCGGCCTGGATGGTGCCGAGCACGTCTCGCATGCGTGGCGACCGGTTGCTGCCCAGGCTGGCGATGAAGGCGGACTGGTCGTCGAGCGCGGCGTGCCCGACAAACCCGTCCGAGGTGAACACCTCGTCCCAGTAGTCGCTGATCCGGCCGCGGGTCCAGCGGTACCTGCGGCGGCTTGCCAGACCCATCGGGTTGCCGTGGGTGGCTCCGAAGAACGGCTCGGCCGCGGGGGAGCGCCAGTCGACCACCAGCCGACGACCCGCGCTGTCCGTAAGGCCAAGTCGTCCGACGTACACGGGCTCGCGGTCGTCCGCGCCGACCATGTGTCCGAGGCACAGGTCCAGACCGAAGCGACGCAGCGCGCGCAGGCGAACGGTCAGCCGGTGAATCTCCGCATCCCGGTCCATCGCCTGCCGGCCAACGCCGCCGGGCGCCTTGAGCTCGGCATCGAGACGGTCGGACAGCTCGGCGATCGACTGCTCGAGGCACTCCGCGATGGCCGCGAAGTGCTGCTCATCGTCGGCGATCAGCGTCGGGTCGGCCTTGGGAGAGAG
This window contains:
- the helR gene encoding RNA polymerase recycling motor ATPase HelR, translating into MNPLTTRAFDLPDHLSPKADPTLIADDEQHFAAIAECLEQSIAELSDRLDAELKAPGGVGRQAMDRDAEIHRLTVRLRALRRFGLDLCLGHMVGADDREPVYVGRLGLTDSAGRRLVVDWRSPAAEPFFGATHGNPMGLASRRRYRWTRGRISDYWDEVFTSDGFVGHAALDDQSAFIASLGSNRSPRMRDVLGTIQADQDAIIRAGSRGALVVDGGPGTGKTVVALHRSAYLLHSDPRLGHRRGGVLFVGPHRPYLAYVADVLPSLGEEGVQTCTLRDLVTEGAGAAIEADPNVALLKSSADLVKAIEPAVRFYEEPPTKGMTVTTHWSDIWLSAGDWAVAFEAAPGTPHNEARDQIWEELLTILVDKHDGDVSADLLRKSLGQNRELRTAFDRAWPLIEAADLVGDLWSVPAYLRKCAPSLSLDDVRQLQREDAQAWTVSDLPLLDAARQRLGDPEASVRKRRHEASVTAERARRADVIDSLLQNILIDESEGAVGMLHGRDLQDTLVDETAQPGAEPDLLAGPFAHIVVDEAQELTDAEWQMLLLRCPSRSFTIVGDRAQARHGFTESWQERLERIGLDRINLASLSINYRTPEEIMAEAEPVIRAVLPDANVPTSIRSSAVPVVHGPASDLGSILDTWLAAHSEGIACVIGDPTFRATSRVRSLTPELSKGLEFDLVVLIDPEAFGKGIEGAVDRYVAMTRATQQLVVLTSS